One part of the Thermoplasmata archaeon genome encodes these proteins:
- the gcvT gene encoding glycine cleavage system aminomethyltransferase GcvT: protein MSKKTPLYDLHVKYGGKIVDFAGFLLPLEFSSIIEEHNAVRNNVGMFDVSHMGDIIIKGEDATDYLEYILPSKVSNLRDFTARYSSYLNNYGIMIDDTIVSKINSDTYLLVPNAATEELIYKWLLEHKKKYNVSIIDRTLLYACIAVQGPKASDLVSRITDYNIKSMEMFDLAFVTINGIETRGDDFIPYNHVLLSKTGYTGEDGYEIIVQNEYADDIWELLMSYGKEYGLKLCGLGARDTLRMEKGMLLSGQDFHNDRTPLEGGISWIIDYDHAFIGKEALLEQKGTDHQIFRGFKMLESGIPRHGYKIYKDDKEIGILTSGTMSPTLKIGIGLGYIPKSIKVNDNVMIDIRGSKKKAIVSKPKMVP, encoded by the coding sequence ATGTCCAAAAAAACGCCATTATATGATTTGCATGTGAAATATGGTGGTAAGATTGTAGATTTTGCAGGATTTTTACTGCCATTAGAGTTTAGTAGTATAATAGAGGAACATAATGCAGTAAGGAACAATGTAGGTATGTTTGACGTATCGCATATGGGCGATATAATTATCAAAGGCGAAGACGCAACTGATTATTTAGAGTATATATTACCCTCTAAAGTATCTAATTTGAGAGATTTTACTGCTCGTTATTCCTCTTATCTGAATAACTATGGTATTATGATCGATGATACTATTGTGTCAAAGATAAATAGTGATACCTATCTTCTAGTACCAAATGCTGCAACTGAAGAGCTGATTTATAAATGGCTCTTGGAACATAAAAAGAAATATAATGTAAGTATCATAGACCGAACATTATTGTATGCGTGTATAGCTGTACAGGGTCCAAAAGCATCTGATTTAGTATCTAGAATAACAGATTATAATATAAAGAGCATGGAAATGTTTGATCTTGCATTTGTAACAATTAATGGGATTGAGACAAGAGGTGACGATTTTATCCCCTATAATCATGTACTATTATCCAAAACTGGCTATACTGGCGAAGATGGATATGAAATCATAGTTCAGAATGAGTATGCTGATGATATATGGGAGCTATTAATGAGCTATGGAAAAGAGTACGGATTAAAATTGTGTGGATTAGGTGCTAGAGATACTTTAAGGATGGAAAAAGGTATGTTGTTGTCAGGTCAGGATTTCCATAATGATCGCACACCCTTGGAAGGTGGTATCAGCTGGATTATAGATTATGATCATGCATTTATAGGTAAAGAAGCGTTATTAGAACAGAAAGGTACAGACCATCAAATATTCAGAGGTTTCAAAATGCTTGAAAGTGGAATACCCCGACATGGCTATAAAATTTATAAAGATGATAAGGAAATAGGTATATTGACCAGCGGTACAATGTCCCCAACGCTAAAGATAGGTATCGGACTTGGATATATACCAAAGAGCATAAAAGTCAATGATAATGTGATGATAGATATCAGAGGAAGTAAAAAGAAAGCGATAGTTTCAAAACCAAAAATGGTTCCATAG
- a CDS encoding site-2 protease family protein: protein MKIIFTKKEIRDIIIATLALTLAFKFAFTGIYNANAFVFMIYLLISFLAVVTGFVGHEMMHKAIAFRYNYYAEFIKWNTGLLLALVTSLFGIVFAAPGATTIYGYVDRDNNGKISAAGPIYNLFVGILFLLLSLVGVLHFLIFVAVINFWLGFFNLLPIPPLDGSKIYKWNLPLYIILMIVSLILVLQFIFGVSILPLK from the coding sequence ATGAAAATCATATTTACAAAAAAAGAGATCAGGGATATAATAATCGCCACCTTGGCCCTGACCCTTGCATTTAAATTTGCGTTTACTGGCATATACAATGCAAATGCTTTTGTATTCATGATTTATCTTTTAATATCATTTCTTGCTGTGGTCACAGGATTTGTGGGGCATGAAATGATGCATAAAGCCATAGCGTTCCGTTACAACTATTATGCAGAGTTTATAAAATGGAATACTGGATTATTGCTCGCATTAGTTACAAGCCTTTTCGGCATAGTATTCGCTGCTCCCGGTGCTACCACCATATATGGCTATGTGGACAGGGACAATAATGGAAAGATCTCTGCAGCAGGGCCGATATACAACCTATTTGTCGGGATATTGTTCCTTCTGTTATCTCTGGTGGGAGTTCTGCATTTCTTGATCTTTGTAGCTGTAATAAATTTCTGGCTTGGGTTCTTTAATCTATTGCCAATTCCACCTCTGGACGGCTCGAAAATTTATAAATGGAACCTTCCTCTTTATATAATATTAATGATTGTTTCTCTGATTTTGGTGCTTCAGTTCATTTTTGGGGTCTCGATTCTGCCCCTGAAATAA